TGCATAAACCACGTAGGTTTCGCCCTCCATGTGAAGCAATTGTGACGGATCCGAAAAAATTACATCGTCCGTCGCGATAGAAGCTTGCCCGCATGTTCCCGCTTTACTTCAAATTTTAAGGGGTTCCGCCTTAGGGAAAGGTGCCCCCTATTTGAGGTGTTCGGAAAATCATGATCACGCCTTCGGACTCGAATCCGTCGCCTTGCCAAAAGATGCTTGGTAAGTTTGAGTCTCTCGTCGATACTCTTCAACTTTGTCAGGAGGAACGTTCCGGCACGTGCACGCAATTAAGCTAACGGTGGAACAAAGGGATATTGCTACGAGGAGAATAAATTGTTTCATGTCTTACGATCGACGGGAGCCGTTCCGGACTCAATTATCTTAAGCAACTTCTGTTGATTTCTTAGTCAAAGTCGTCCTCAATACTACTTAGTGCTCCAAAACAAAAGACTTAGGTACGAATTCTACTGAAACCAGTTCGTCGGTTTTCCCGTCGGCGTTTGGTTTGTAGACGAAAACTGCCGGGAATTCTATCGGTTTAATGCCGCAGACTAGCTGCGTGTCGCCTAGGTCGGGGGTGAAAACGTAGATCCGTAGGGCTCGGGGCGAATAGCTGACCAGTTTTCGCGTCTCGGTGCCGACGCGGAGATGATAGATGGTGCCGCCGCTCGTGCATTCGATCTTGTCCAGGAAGCCCATCTCGCGTTTTTGTCCCTCGGCGGGTTTCATCAGAGCGTTGTTTATCTCGCGCGTGGCGATGACGCTGCGGTTGGCTTCGATGGCGGTGGTTATCGGGCTTAAAGTTACGAGTTCCGGAGCCTTTTCGACCTTTGGTTCCTGATCGTAAATGATGAGCGTCGCGGTCCGCATTTCTTCGTCCGTCATGAACCGGAAATCTGCGGGGATGAATTCGATCGCGACCAGCTCGCCGCGAAACGGAGTTTTCGAATTTGGAGCCGCTTTATAGGTGACAAGAGCCGTGAACGACCCAATATCTGCCTCACAGCCGATCTGTTTTCGCATCGCCGGCGGGTCGTGAGCCCGCAGATAGAGGTCGGTGAAATCCTTGCTCGTGACAGTGAAAGTCTCGGTCGGCGTCTTGATCGTGTAAACGAGCGGGCGTTTGCGGCAATCGATACGCGTGACGCTGCCGCGGACGCGCTGTTCGCCGTCTTTGATTTTTCGCAGAGCTTCGTTTATCGCGCGAATGCGGATGTAGTCGTTTTGTTTAGCAAGTTCTTCTTCGGTCGGCGGACGCATGGATTCGATGCGTTTGACCGAAATTGGCGTTTCGCCGGTAGCAGCGATGCGTTCTTCGAGAGCCTTTTTTTCCGCCTCTTGCCGCATGGCAAAAGCTTTTAATTCGGCGATTTGAGTAACGAGACTGTTCGCTCTACTTTTTATGTCGGGTTCGGTGGCAGCGGCTGCGATCTTCTGAGCGAGCTGGGCAGCCTCGTCAAATTTGTTCTGCCGCGTCAGGATCTCGGCGATGCGGAGCGAATATCGCGGATCCGCGGGCTTGTATTTCAACGCCGTTTGCAGCAGCGTGATCGCGTCGTCGAGGGTTTCGTTATTGACGAATGACACGAATGCCAGCAGTTCATAGCTGTCCGCAAACGTCGGCTCGATCGCTATCGCCTTCTTCAGCGCGTTTCGCATTTTCTCAGCGGTTTCCGGTTTGATGCGGTTGACGAAGCCGTAATCGTCGCGGTCTTCGCGGCTGAGCAAGTTCGCGTAGCGGTAATAGGCGAGGTGATCTTTCGGGTCGCCGGCGATGGCTTTTTCGAGATATCCGCGTGCCTCGTCAAATTTTCGCTGCGAAAGCTTGAGCTTCCCCATCGCGGAATTTGCGATCGCGAGATCGGGTTTTAGTTTCAGGGCGGCGAGCAGATACGGTTCGGCTTCGTCAGCACGTTGCGATTGGATGTCGAGGCTTCATCCAGCGGTGAGGCCTGCATATCTGCGTCAAAGCTCAGCTTCTTTTTAAGCGTGATCTCCTGAAAGTTGTAGGAATTCCTGATGATGTAATCGCGAAGCTGGCCTTCCATTTGTTCATACGTAGATTGGAAAGCACCCTGGAACGCCGCTTTTGCGCCGCCGCCGCTTGTTACGTCCTTCAAAAACTTATCGAGGGCGGCCGAACGTCCGCTTTGGGTCAGGTAGTGCACGAGAGCCCACGATTGGGCGTAGAACAAGTCACGCGTACGCCCGCTGGTTTGATGCAACTGATAATTCGTCAGGTTCAAGAGCTGCTCGAGCGGCATGAGGCCGCCTTTTTGCAGAAGAGCGACGTGGCCTTCCTGCGGTTGTCCGAGCTTTATTTTGACATCGCCGGTGATCTCGTAAGTTTGGTAATATTCAGCCAAACCCTCGTTGAACCACTGCGGTATCTCGCCCTTGAAATTTGTATTGATGATGAAGTGAACGTATTCGTGAAAGATGGTTCCATAGCTGTCTTTGTCACCGCCGACCGCGATCGTAATGTAATTAACATCCTCGCCCGATTGGAAATATCCCGCGATCTCATCATCGATCCGGCCGTCGGCACGCCTCGGCTTGAACGGCGTGTACGCTGCGTTGTCTTTAAAGACGACCACATTCGTCGGCACTCGCGAATCGAGGTTCGCTGATGCGAACAGCAAACGAAAAGACTCGCGGAACTGCTCGAGCTTTGTCCCGACCTTCCTGATCTCTTTTTCAGGAGCGTTGCCGATGAGGTAGAAATTTTTTGATCTGACCTGTATCCAGCCGTTCGGATCCGCTGCCGCGACGTCGGCAGTTAGATATGATCCCATGGCAAGGATGGCTAAACTGAGGAATAAAAACAGCCTCATAAATGGGATTAGATGCAGGTTTGGCTGCCCACGGAGAATTTAGCACAGAACTCCATGATTTTTAGGCATCCTTCACGACACTAAACGCTAGGTCGAGTAGAGGATCACCCGACCTTCCCTGCGAAACTGGTTCAGGTCACGGCGGATAGGAGAAGAATGTGATCAGTTTCTCCGATCAATAGAGCGGCCCACTATTCATAATCGTCATTTTCGTCAGGAAGTTCCTCGGGAAAGACAAGAACCGCTTTAACGATCTCGCGCGGGATCTTGATTGTGGCAACACCTGTAGAAACTACGTATTCGGTATCAGTTTCCAGCAGCAATAAGAACTCATTTGTTACTTCATCGTGTTCTCGTGAATCATCAATTTTGTCCTCTAAAATAATCGGGTTACGTCCCTGATAGAACCCAACGGGATCTTCAATACTCTTAAAAAGTGTGTCGGTCCCGTGAATGACAAACTTGACGTTCAGAAGTTTCCCACCAGCGGCCGAGGCAGGAATTGCAGGATAGATATTTCTTGCGACTAGGAAGCAATAGGTTATGAATAGACTGAATGCTAACAGTGAGATGCCGGCGGTTGACCAACTTGAGAATATGGATTCCGTCAAGCCAAGAAGTTTGACGCGTTTGAGCCGGTTCGAAGATAACTGGATAGCGACCGCAAGAATAAATCCCGCGATCGGGAAGTAGAGCCAGTGTATATCGGTAGTAATACGCGCATCACGAAGAAGGAACCGCAGAAAGGAACCAATAAGATATGTGCCAAGAATGATAACGAAGAGCCTTGGTAGATTTCTAAAGGCAAATCTTGGTTGGAATTGAAATTTTGGGCCAAAGAGAGTGATCGGGAGCGAAACGAGAATGCTATGGATCAGGACAGTAGAAATGAGCAGCGGCATCAGCGTCCAGAATCCGGCCATTACAAAATTGAGCCTCAACAGACTCAATCCGGAAACCCCCGAATCACTCAGGTGAATGTGTTCGACGATCATGCCGGTGACATAGCATAAGGCGACCATGCCCACGACAAGTCTGCCAATGACCTCGACCCAGTTTTTATAAACCTCGGTATGATGGGGAGCGGAAGGCTCAGCCACCTTCCGTACCCTTACTTTCCTCAGAGAATATTCTTTCATCGCTCACCCACAGCCTGGATAGACAAATCCAGGCTACTTAACGATCTCGCTTACGACTTTTCCGTTGATCACCACCCCAGTGCAGTGCGTGACCCATTCGAAAGGGTCGCCGTCGTACATTGCGATGTCGGCGTCTTTGCCTACGGCGATGGAGCCGACGCGGTTGTCGATGCCGAGAAGTTTGGCCGCGTCGATGGTGATCGAGGCGAGAGCATTGCGAAGACCGAGGCCGTTGGCGGCAGCCATTCCGGCTTCAAACAGGACGATGCGTGTTTTGGGAACGTAACCTTCGAATCCGCTCTGAAGGGCGAAGGGAACTCCCGCCGCCTTCAATTTCGAAGCCGTCTCAAGCGAAATATTCGCGCGATCGCCACCTGGCCTCGCCATTGTCGGGTGAACGATGACAGGGAAGCCCGAGGCCTTGATCTCGTCCATCACGATAGGTGCATCGGAGACGCCGTCGAGGACGATCTTGATGTTGAACTCCTTTGCGATGCGAAGCGCGGTCATTATGTCCTGAGCGGCTTCGGCGGTGACGAGCAGCGGGATCTCGCGTTTGATGACTCGGGCCATTATGAGGGATTTGAGATCCTTCGCCTTGTCGGTTTTTGCCTCGTTTTCCTGGGCCTTGATCAGTTCGGCACGCAGCATCGCTGCTTGTTTCGCACGGGTTCCCGGCGAACGTCCCGAGGCATTTGCTCCCGGCCCGAGCGTGACCGCGATCATGGCGGTTTGTACGATCGTAGCCTCATCAACGGTATTTCCGATGGTCTTAGCGATCATCGTCTGCCCCGAGGCCAATGCTCCCGGCTGATGTCCGGTATGGATCGTTGTGACGCCGTATTGGCGGACGGTTTCGATCAATCTTTCCTGTGCATTATAGGCATCGGTTGCCCGAAGTTCGGGTTGAAAAGACGCACTGCCATCAAGGGCCATCTGATCGTGGGGCTGATTGAGATAGCCGTTGAGGCCGATGACCGTGTGTGCGTCGATCAATCCAGGCGTGACGACCTTGGCTGAGACCACGCGATAATTCGCCGGAATAGTTACCGAAGCCGAGGGCCCGACCGCCGTTATCTTGCCGTCATTTATAAGCACCACGCCATTTGCGATCGGCTCGCCGGCCATCGTGTAAACCATCTCGCCCTTAACAGCCAGTTGGCCGTAGGCAGTGGGCAGAAAGCAAAAGGCTGCAAGCAGAATTAAAGCGCCGTTGCGAAGGTAATTCATCATTCTAAATTCAACATTCATCATTATTCGTTACCTCCGTCTTCGTCGCCATCATCATGGGCCATTGCATCCCCGTCGTCGCTGGCTCCTTTACCGCCGGCGGCGAAGGTTCTGTCTTCGGCACGTGAGCGGTCAAATACTTTCTTGCCATCGACCCAAGTCTGTTCGACGTGTGTATAAATGCTCAGCGGATCACCGGAAAGTATCACGAAATCGGCATCCTTTCCCGATTCCAGCGAACCGATGCGGTCCTGCATATCGAGCATTATCGCTCCGGCCATTGTCATGCCGTAGAGAGCTTTATCGCGGCTCATCCCGGCTCGAACGGCGACTCCGGCTGAACGCAGGAACCAACGCGAATCGGTGATGCCGTCATCGGTATGAAAACCGACGAGAGCTCCCGCTTTTTCGAGTGCGGCTCCGTTCTTGTAGTCGACATCGATCGTCTCGATCTTGCCGCCCGGCGAATCGATCATGATTATCGAAGAAGGAACTTTCGCCTTGGCGATCTCATCCGCGACTTTCCACGCTTCGCTGACGTGCTGCAGGACGAGCCGGAAGCCGAACTCCTTCTGCAAACGCAAAACCGTCATAATGTCATCGTGACGGTGCGTATGAAAATGCACCACGCGTTTCTGATCGAGTACTTCGACGAGAGCTTCCATGGCGAGATCGCGGGGCGGAAGTTTCGTTTTATCGCCAGCCGCCTTCGCAACTTTTTCTTTGTATTCCTGGGCTTTAATGAAGACTTCGCGGACCAGTGCGGCTGATTTCGCCCGCGTTCCCGGAAACGAGCCGCCGCCCGCACGGATCGGATTCGTGCCGTTGGCAAACTTGATACCGCCCATGTATTTGCCCGCTTTGTCGTATATCAGCAGGTCATCGATCTTCACGGCATCATCACGCAGTTTCAAATAAAGCGTCTGCCCGCTGTCGAGATGGCCGGAGCCGGGCATGATGTTGGCAACGGTAATTCCCCCCGCCTGGGCCCGCTGAATGCTGGATGCCTGCACATTCACACTATCCAGGATGCGCACATCCGGCTGTATCGGCGATGTAGAATCCGCACCAGCCGGCCCGCCAATATGGCTGTGCGTATCAACGATGCCTGGCATGATCGTCTTGCCGGCCATATCCACGATCGTCACGTCCGCCGAAAGCCTCACGGTACGAGCATCGCCGACCGCCGTGATCTTGCCGTTCTGCACCAGCAATATTCCTTGCTCGATCGGAGCCCCGACGATCGGGATGATGCGAGCATTAATAAACGCCGTCGGCTTCGCCTGCGAAAACGCGGGCGTTGCCACAACCAATGCCGCAAAAAGCGACAGAATTAGTCTCTTCATTTAGCTAAACCTCTCTGAAGTCGTTGTGAAATCTGATAGAGATAAATTGCAATGTTATTTGCGGAGTGTCAATTCGGGTGGGTGAAAAGTAAGCGAGGATCAGGTGTTTGCCGGCAGTGAAACCGTGAAAGTAGTCCCCGCAGGCTGATTCTGGGTCACTTCAATACGCCCTCCGTGGGCCGTGACGATGCCGTAGCAGACGGCGAGGCCGAGGCCGGTGCCGCGGCCGGCCGGTTTGGTCGTATAGAAGGGGTCAAAGATCTGGCCGACGACGGCGGCGTCGATCCCGGTGCCGGTATCGGATATTGCGATGACGACATCGGTGTTTGAT
This sequence is a window from Acidobacteriota bacterium. Protein-coding genes within it:
- a CDS encoding tetratricopeptide repeat protein produces the protein MGKLKLSQRKFDEARGYLEKAIAGDPKDHLAYYRYANLLSREDRDDYGFVNRIKPETAEKMRNALKKAIAIEPTFADSYELLAFVSFVNNETLDDAITLLQTALKYKPADPRYSLRIAEILTRQNKFDEAAQLAQKIAAAATEPDIKSRANSLVTQIAELKAFAMRQEAEKKALEERIAATGETPISVKRIESMRPPTEEELAKQNDYIRIRAINEALRKIKDGEQRVRGSVTRIDCRKRPLVYTIKTPTETFTVTSKDFTDLYLRAHDPPAMRKQIGCEADIGSFTALVTYKAAPNSKTPFRGELVAIEFIPADFRFMTDEEMRTATLIIYDQEPKVEKAPELVTLSPITTAIEANRSVIATREINNALMKPAEGQKREMGFLDKIECTSGGTIYHLRVGTETRKLVSYSPRALRIYVFTPDLGDTQLVCGIKPIEFPAVFVYKPNADGKTDELVSVEFVPKSFVLEH
- a CDS encoding DUF1570 domain-containing protein; amino-acid sequence: MRLFLFLSLAILAMGSYLTADVAAADPNGWIQVRSKNFYLIGNAPEKEIRKVGTKLEQFRESFRLLFASANLDSRVPTNVVVFKDNAAYTPFKPRRADGRIDDEIAGYFQSGEDVNYITIAVGGDKDSYGTIFHEYVHFIINTNFKGEIPQWFNEGLAEYYQTYEITGDVKIKLGQPQEGHVALLQKGGLMPLEQLLNLTNYQLHQTSGRTRDLFYAQSWALVHYLTQSGRSAALDKFLKDVTSGGGAKAAFQGAFQSTYEQMEGQLRDYIIRNSYNFQEITLKKKLSFDADMQASPLDEASTSNRNVLTKPNRICSPP
- a CDS encoding amidohydrolase family protein, whose product is MNYLRNGALILLAAFCFLPTAYGQLAVKGEMVYTMAGEPIANGVVLINDGKITAVGPSASVTIPANYRVVSAKVVTPGLIDAHTVIGLNGYLNQPHDQMALDGSASFQPELRATDAYNAQERLIETVRQYGVTTIHTGHQPGALASGQTMIAKTIGNTVDEATIVQTAMIAVTLGPGANASGRSPGTRAKQAAMLRAELIKAQENEAKTDKAKDLKSLIMARVIKREIPLLVTAEAAQDIMTALRIAKEFNIKIVLDGVSDAPIVMDEIKASGFPVIVHPTMARPGGDRANISLETASKLKAAGVPFALQSGFEGYVPKTRIVLFEAGMAAANGLGLRNALASITIDAAKLLGIDNRVGSIAVGKDADIAMYDGDPFEWVTHCTGVVINGKVVSEIVK
- a CDS encoding amidohydrolase family protein — translated: MKRLILSLFAALVVATPAFSQAKPTAFINARIIPIVGAPIEQGILLVQNGKITAVGDARTVRLSADVTIVDMAGKTIMPGIVDTHSHIGGPAGADSTSPIQPDVRILDSVNVQASSIQRAQAGGITVANIMPGSGHLDSGQTLYLKLRDDAVKIDDLLIYDKAGKYMGGIKFANGTNPIRAGGGSFPGTRAKSAALVREVFIKAQEYKEKVAKAAGDKTKLPPRDLAMEALVEVLDQKRVVHFHTHRHDDIMTVLRLQKEFGFRLVLQHVSEAWKVADEIAKAKVPSSIIMIDSPGGKIETIDVDYKNGAALEKAGALVGFHTDDGITDSRWFLRSAGVAVRAGMSRDKALYGMTMAGAIMLDMQDRIGSLESGKDADFVILSGDPLSIYTHVEQTWVDGKKVFDRSRAEDRTFAAGGKGASDDGDAMAHDDGDEDGGNE